The genomic interval TAATGACCGCTTCAATGTGCTTAAAGGCATCGTCATCGATTTCCACGTCGCGCATTGCCTTCCCCATTCCGGGGATCATGCCCAACAAGTCCTTGGTGGAGCCCATCTTCTTGATCTGTTCGATTTGCTTCAGGAAGTCGTCGAAATCGAACTTGTTTTGAGCAATTTTCTTTTGGACACGACGCGCCTCTTCTTCGTCAAATTGCTCTTGAGCTTTTTCTACGAGGCTCACCACATCCCCCATTCCGAGGATTCGGTCCGCCATCCGTTCCGGATAGAAAATGTCCAAGGCGTCCATCTTCTCTCCCGTTCCGACAAATTTGATCGGCTTATTGACTACCGTTCGAATCGAAAGTGCGGCTCCACCTCGGGTATCACCATCTAATTTGGTAAGAACGACACCGTCGAAGTCCAGTAGATCGTTGAAGGCTTTGGCAGTATTCACGGCGTCCTGTCCCGTCATGGAATCTACCACGAATAGGATTTCATCAGGGTTCACCGCGTCTTTGATGTTCGAAATCTCGTTCATCATCTCCTGGTCCACAGCCAAACGACCTGCGGTATCCACGATGACAAGATTCTTACCATTTGCCTTGGCATAGGCCACCCCTTTTTGGGCTAGGTCAACTGGATTCTGGTTTCCTTCTTCAGAAAACACCTCTACGCCAATTTGCTCTCCGAGTACTTTAAGCTGATCAATCGCCGCTGGACGATAAACATCACCAGCCACCAATAGCGAGTGCTGTGCACGTTTGCTCTTCAAATACTTCGCAAACTTGGCACTGAAGGTGGTCTTACCTGAACCCTGGAGCCCAGCAATCAAAACGACTGTTGGCTTTCCAGAGAGATCAACTTCTTCGTGCTCGCCGCCCATCAATTCGGTCAATTCGTCTTTGACGATTTTGACCATCAATTGACTTGGCTTCAAACTGGTCAGCACCTTCTCTCCAATGGCCTTTTCCTTCACGCGGTTGGTGAAGTCTTTGGCGATCTTGAAGTTGACGTCAGCGTCCAACAAGGCGCGACGGACTTCTTTCAAAGTGTCCGCTACATTGACCTCCGTAATTTGCCCATGGCCCTTGAGGACCTGAAAGGCTTTCTCGAGCTTATCGTTAAGATTTTCAAACATCTCTTATCTGCTTACATCTGATCGGGAACCGTGATACCCAACGTCTTCATGGACGATTTGATCACGTGCCCCACAAATTTACTCAATTGGACCCTAAAGGCCACTTGTTCTGCTTCTTCCGCTCCAAAGATGGACACCTGCTGATAAAAGCCATTGTACGCCTTGACCAACTCATAGGTGTAGTTGGCCATTAAAGCCGGGCTCATCTCCGCAGCAGCTTGCTGCACCACTTGCGGGTATTCCGCCAATTGCTTGATCACATCCTTTTCCGAAGGGTGCAGCGTTTTGACCCTCACGGGTCGATGGTGCTCATCCCCTGCACGACGCAACAAGCTTTGGATTCGCGCGTGCGCATATTGGATGAAAGGGCCTGTATGTCCATTAAAATCAATCGATTCCTCTGGATTAAACATCATTCGCTTCTTGGGATCTACCTTGAGAATAAAGTACTTGAGCGCACCCATGCCGATGTTGTGAAACAATTCGGCCTGCGCTTCTTCACTCATGCCGTCCAACTTACCCAAATCCTCAGCGATTTCGCGAGCGCTATCGTCCATGCCCTTCATCAGATCATCCGCATCGACAACCGTGCCTTCTCTGGATTTCATTTTTCCTGAAGGAAGGTCGACCATACCATAACTCAGATGATGCAATTCCTTCGCCCAAGAATAACCCAGTTTACCCAAAATGAGGAAGAGGACCTTGAAGTGATAGTCCTGTTCGTTACCGACGGTGTAGATAAGTTGATCTATATTGTAGTCTTCAAAACGCTGCACTGCAGTACCCAAGTCTTGTGTCATGTACACAGCCGTTCCATCGGATCGAAGCAAGAGCTTTTCATCGAGTCCGTCTTCCCGCAGGTCGCACCAAACCGATCCATCTTCGCGCTGATAGAACACTCCTTTAGCCAAACCTTCATCCACCAAGGATTTCCCGAGTTTATAGGTGTCGCTTTCGTAGTAGTTTTGGTCAAAGTCTACCCCTAGGCGCTCATAAGTCTGATCAAAACCTGCATAAACCCAGGTATTCATCTGTTCCCAAAGGGCAGTTACCTCTGCATCACCAGACTCCCAAGCGCGAAGCATCTCTTGAGCTTCCAAAAGGAGGGGTGCTTGTTTTTTAGCTTCCTCCTCTTCCATTCCACTTTCGACTAGGTGGGCCACTTCCGCTCTGTATTCTTGATCGAAACGGACGTAGTACTTACCGACCAAATGATCTCCTTTCAGGCCTGAGGATTCGGGGGTCTCCCCTTCTCCAAACTTTTTCCAGGCCAACATGCTCTTGCAGATGTGAATTCCGCGATCGTTAATGATCTGGACCTTCAATACACGTTTTCCTGCGGCCTTGTACAGCTCGGAGACGGAATAACCAAGAAGGCAATTTCGGATGTGACCTAAATGAAGCGGTTTGTTGGTGTTTGGAGAACTGTACTCCACCATCACGGCAGGTGCTGATTCATCGGGTTCAACCAACCCAAAGGAATTATCCGCAGCATGATCGCTGAAAAAATCCAACCAAACAGAATCCTCCAATTCGAGGTTCAAGAATCCTTTAACCACATTAAATCCAGCTACCCAATCGTGATGCTCCACGAGGTAATTGCCGATCTCTTCTCCGGTTTCTTCCGGTTTCTTCTTGGATACTCGAAGCAAAGGAAAAGTCACCAGAGTGATTTCACCAGGAAACTCCTTCCGGGTCTTCTGAAAATTGAGTTGGGTTTCGGGCAACTCGGTCCCGTATAGTTTTGAAATGGCCTCAGCTACAGCTGGTCCCATTTGGACCTCTAGGTTCATCCTTTTAAACGGTTCTCGAGGGTTAATGCAGTTTTTTCTAGCAATTGAAAGGCAGTATCGGCCATCACATTGCCTTTGGTATCCAAACACGGATTGATCTCAACAAATTCCATGCAGCAGACCTTGTCATATGAAGCGAACTCGGTTAACAAGTCTTCCGCCTCGCTTTCCCAAATTCCATTGTGCACGGGTGTGCCTGTCCCCATGGAAATGGTCGCGTCCATGGAATCTACATCGAAACTGATGTAAACCCGATCACAATCAGACAGGCGCTCCATGATTTCACGTGCGATGGGACGTCCTCCGCGGTTATGAACCTCTCCAACTCGATAGTTCACGATGTTCTGATCCGCGATCAAGTTGTCTTCTGGCTCTTCAGTGTCTCGTACAGCAATAAAGAACAGGTCTTCTGGACGAACACGAGGTGCGTCTCCCTTCATTCGGTTCCAAGCTTCAAGGGTTTCCCCTCGGACGTCATTGATCTGATTGGCTTCATTATTCATGGCCAGTGCTGTAGCTAAAGGCATTCCGTGTACGTTCCCGCTCGGGGTCGTGTAGGGCGAATGAAGATCCGCATGGGCGTCGATCCAAACCACTCCTATTCTTTCGTTCGGATAGGCTTTGTGGATTCCCGCAAGTGTTCCGCCCGCTACACTGTGGTCTCCACCGATGATCAATGGAAGATCCCCTTCTCCGAGTACACGAGATACTACCGCTTCAATTCGATCGAACTGATCGGCAATAGCCGAGATGCGAATTCCGTTTGGTGTATCAACAGGATCTAATAGATGCTCGTTGGCTGTGGGAATGTCCTCCCATTTGTGACGCGCAAAAAACTTGCTTTCTGCATTGAATGCAGAAACTTTAAGCGCTTCAAAACCAAGGCTTGCCCCTCGTGTTCCCGCACCGAGTTCAGAAAGGGAAGTCAACAGCTTCAATCGGTTCATAAATTCCGTTAATTAGGAGCGCAAATCTACGGAATTCCCATGGCCTGTAGCGATGGGTTAACTTTTGTATTTTTGACGCTGACCGATACCTATGGCCCAAGCAAAAAAAACCAAGAAGACCTCCAAAAGAAAGAAGAAGATCAACGAGAACGCGTGGTATCGTCGAAAGAGTACGCATACCATCGTAGGTCTTGTTTTGCTCTTTGCAAGCGTCTTTATGTTCATATCCTTCGTTAGCTTTTTCTTCTATTGGAGTTACGACCAAAGCGAACTCGGGAAAGGAGTACTGGCCAGCGATGTACGTAATCTACTAGGCCAAGCTGGAGCCCTGGTAAGTCATTTCTTTGTTTGGCGATACTTCGGTGTCAGCGCTTTCTTTATTCCCTACTTCCTGTTGATTCTGAGCATTAAGGTGCTCTTCCAGTCCGAACGCGTGAAACCCCGGAAACTCCTTTGGAGAGGTCTACTAGCGATGGTCTGGTTTGTCGCTTTGACCGGTTTGCTCTTTAGCGAAACGCATCCCGTATGGGCCGGTGGAGCTGGAAATGCCATTTTCTTATGGATGCGTCAAGGAATAGGAACGGTAGGTACAGCACTGGTTTTGTTCTTTACCGTTTTGGTCGGAGTGGTTCGGTTCTTTAATATCTCTCCAGCACATGTCCAAGGCTGGTTCCGTCGTCCAAAGAAAGAAGAAGTTCGTGAAGAAGAGGCTGGATCAAATGCCGCTGAAGATGCGCTTCCTGAATTGGAACCGGAACCCGAAGCACAAAGCATAGACTTGAGTGCTGCTCCCCCAACTCCAGAACCCATTCCAGAGCCGGAGCCTGCTGTTGAGCTACCCGTTGAGGAGGAAATGACTCCCAAAGTTGAAGATCGTGCCGTTGAGGCACCAAAACCAGAAGCAGCAGATGACGTCGAGCTCAGCGTTGAGGAAACGGTTGAAGAAGAGGTCAGTGACGCGGATGCCAAGGCAAAGCGTAAAGTGGAGGATTACGGTGCGTATGATCCACGACTTGATCTTTCGAAATTCAAGTTTCCGACAATTGACCTTCTCAATGACTACGGCAAGGCCAACATCACCGTCGATCAGGATGAGCTGGAGGCGAATAAGAATCGGATTGTTGAGACACTTCGGAACTACAAGATTGAAATCGCCAAGATTAAGGCAACCATAGGTCCAACGATTACGCTCTATGAAATCGTCCCCGAAGCGGGTATTCGAATTTCGAAGATTAAGAACTTGGAAGATGATATTGCACTCAGTCTTTCTGCGCTTGGAATTCGAATCATTGCCCCTATTCCCGGTCGCGGAACCATAGGTATAGAAGTACCCAATACCAAGAAGAACATTGTTTCGATGCGTTCGGTGATTGCCTCGGAGAAGTTCCAAAATTCAGACATGGAACTACCAATTGCAATGGGTAAGACCATCTCGAACGAGACCTTTATTACGGACTTGGCCAAGTTGCCTCACCTTCTCATGGCTGGTGCCACTGGGCAAGGAAAATCGGTTGGACTCAATGCCATTCTCGTCTCTATACTTTACAAGAAGCATCCATCTCAGGTCAAGTTTGTATTGGTAGACCCGAAGAAGGTGGAACTCACGCTCTTCAATAAGATAGAGCGACACTTCTTGGCCAAACTGCCCGGTGCAGAGGAGCCCATCATAACAGACACGTCCAAAGTGGTTAATACCGTTAACTCACTCTGTATTGAAATGGATGAGCGCTATGAGCTATTAAAAGAAGCTCAATGCCGAAACATCAAGGAATACAATAAGAAGTTCATCGAGCGGCGGTTGAACCCGGAGAAA from Cryomorphaceae bacterium carries:
- the ffh gene encoding signal recognition particle protein, with the protein product MFENLNDKLEKAFQVLKGHGQITEVNVADTLKEVRRALLDADVNFKIAKDFTNRVKEKAIGEKVLTSLKPSQLMVKIVKDELTELMGGEHEEVDLSGKPTVVLIAGLQGSGKTTFSAKFAKYLKSKRAQHSLLVAGDVYRPAAIDQLKVLGEQIGVEVFSEEGNQNPVDLAQKGVAYAKANGKNLVIVDTAGRLAVDQEMMNEISNIKDAVNPDEILFVVDSMTGQDAVNTAKAFNDLLDFDGVVLTKLDGDTRGGAALSIRTVVNKPIKFVGTGEKMDALDIFYPERMADRILGMGDVVSLVEKAQEQFDEEEARRVQKKIAQNKFDFDDFLKQIEQIKKMGSTKDLLGMIPGMGKAMRDVEIDDDAFKHIEAVIKSMTPKERQDPKIINGSRKKRIAKGSGTSVQEVNRLLKQFSEMSKMMRMMQGGGGRKMMNMMNAMRGKMPGM
- a CDS encoding arginine--tRNA ligase yields the protein MNLEVQMGPAVAEAISKLYGTELPETQLNFQKTRKEFPGEITLVTFPLLRVSKKKPEETGEEIGNYLVEHHDWVAGFNVVKGFLNLELEDSVWLDFFSDHAADNSFGLVEPDESAPAVMVEYSSPNTNKPLHLGHIRNCLLGYSVSELYKAAGKRVLKVQIINDRGIHICKSMLAWKKFGEGETPESSGLKGDHLVGKYYVRFDQEYRAEVAHLVESGMEEEEAKKQAPLLLEAQEMLRAWESGDAEVTALWEQMNTWVYAGFDQTYERLGVDFDQNYYESDTYKLGKSLVDEGLAKGVFYQREDGSVWCDLREDGLDEKLLLRSDGTAVYMTQDLGTAVQRFEDYNIDQLIYTVGNEQDYHFKVLFLILGKLGYSWAKELHHLSYGMVDLPSGKMKSREGTVVDADDLMKGMDDSAREIAEDLGKLDGMSEEAQAELFHNIGMGALKYFILKVDPKKRMMFNPEESIDFNGHTGPFIQYAHARIQSLLRRAGDEHHRPVRVKTLHPSEKDVIKQLAEYPQVVQQAAAEMSPALMANYTYELVKAYNGFYQQVSIFGAEEAEQVAFRVQLSKFVGHVIKSSMKTLGITVPDQM
- a CDS encoding arginase, coding for MNRLKLLTSLSELGAGTRGASLGFEALKVSAFNAESKFFARHKWEDIPTANEHLLDPVDTPNGIRISAIADQFDRIEAVVSRVLGEGDLPLIIGGDHSVAGGTLAGIHKAYPNERIGVVWIDAHADLHSPYTTPSGNVHGMPLATALAMNNEANQINDVRGETLEAWNRMKGDAPRVRPEDLFFIAVRDTEEPEDNLIADQNIVNYRVGEVHNRGGRPIAREIMERLSDCDRVYISFDVDSMDATISMGTGTPVHNGIWESEAEDLLTEFASYDKVCCMEFVEINPCLDTKGNVMADTAFQLLEKTALTLENRLKG